A portion of the Streptomyces sp. NBC_01335 genome contains these proteins:
- a CDS encoding Rv2578c family radical SAM protein produces the protein MRWDHLAENTTDAGDATGRDDGRAAASGPRAAALFAADAVTSRTFDTPEFQGMTFHEIRARSVVNRVPGASRMPFEWTLNPYRGCSHACVYCFARKTHSYLDLDTGAGFDSQIVVKINAVELLRRELASPRWRGDHLAMGTNVDCYQRAEGRYRLMPGIIGALRDHANPFSILTKGTLILRDLDLLRQAAEVTEVGVSVSVGFVDRELWRTVEPGTPDPRRRLDAVRTLTEAGIGCAVLMAPVIPFLGDGPDQLRATVRAIAEAGATSVTPLVLHLRPGAREWFMAWLGHHHPHLVARYERMYAGGSYAPHWYQRQITRQVHEIAAEFGIGPPTRGAARRITPPVPPAGGTTGTTPGPTQLTLL, from the coding sequence ATGCGCTGGGACCACCTGGCCGAGAACACCACGGATGCCGGAGACGCCACCGGCCGGGACGATGGACGGGCGGCCGCGAGCGGGCCGCGTGCCGCCGCGCTCTTCGCCGCCGACGCGGTCACCAGCCGCACCTTCGACACCCCTGAGTTCCAGGGGATGACCTTCCACGAGATCCGCGCCCGCTCGGTCGTGAACCGGGTACCCGGGGCCTCCCGGATGCCGTTCGAGTGGACGCTCAACCCCTACAGGGGCTGCAGTCACGCGTGCGTGTACTGCTTCGCCCGCAAGACGCACAGCTATCTGGACCTCGACACCGGGGCCGGTTTCGACTCGCAGATCGTCGTCAAGATCAACGCGGTGGAACTGCTCCGACGGGAACTGGCCTCACCGCGCTGGCGCGGGGACCACCTCGCGATGGGCACCAACGTCGACTGCTACCAGCGCGCGGAGGGTCGGTACCGCCTGATGCCGGGGATCATCGGCGCCCTGCGCGACCACGCCAACCCCTTCTCGATCCTGACCAAGGGCACCCTGATCCTGCGCGATCTCGACCTGCTGCGGCAGGCCGCCGAGGTGACCGAGGTCGGCGTCTCCGTCTCGGTGGGGTTCGTCGACCGCGAGCTGTGGCGCACGGTGGAACCCGGCACCCCCGACCCCCGGCGCCGACTGGATGCCGTTCGTACCCTGACGGAGGCGGGCATCGGGTGCGCGGTCCTCATGGCCCCCGTGATCCCGTTCCTCGGCGACGGCCCCGACCAGCTGCGGGCCACGGTCCGGGCCATCGCCGAGGCGGGCGCCACCTCGGTGACCCCGCTCGTGCTGCACCTGAGGCCGGGCGCCCGGGAGTGGTTCATGGCGTGGCTGGGCCACCACCACCCGCACCTCGTCGCGCGGTACGAGCGGATGTACGCGGGCGGTTCGTACGCCCCGCACTGGTACCAGCGGCAGATCACCCGGCAGGTGCACGAGATCGCCGCCGAGTTCGGCATCGGCCCGCCCACCCGGGGTGCCGCCCGGCGGATCACCCCGCCCGTGCCGCCGGCCGGTGGCACGACCGGGACGACCCCGGGCCCCACCCAGCTCACGCTTCTCTGA